AACTTAAAGCACATGTTTTACGATATTGGGAAAAAGAATTCCCGCAATTGAAACCCAAAAAAGCAAAAGACAGAAACCGCAGATATAATCCCGAAGATATCGAACTCCTGAAAAAGATCAAATACATGCTCTATACACAGAAATATACAATAGAAGGTGCTCGTAAGAAATTAAAGGAAATGAAAAAGACGAAACCACAGATGGTGCTGGATTTTACGGTTGATAAAGATGAAGTGAAAGAA
The Candidatus Cloacimonadota bacterium DNA segment above includes these coding regions:
- a CDS encoding MerR family transcriptional regulator; this translates as MKKYYYTIGEVCNLLELKAHVLRYWEKEFPQLKPKKAKDRNRRYNPEDIELLKKIKYMLYTQKYTIEGARKKLKEMKKTKPQMVLDFTVDKDEVKE